One genomic segment of Belonocnema kinseyi isolate 2016_QV_RU_SX_M_011 chromosome 2, B_treatae_v1, whole genome shotgun sequence includes these proteins:
- the LOC117167770 gene encoding uncharacterized protein LOC117167770, whose product MRIFLVTGLLALVAVSSASQDLLLNSLNHCISAESWSPCLKHELLGYLDNQLGTTTEARSLDSVDEAIVARTFKYLKSFDYRIELPFVDASLKYRPSRSLADLDVEFKENEVATSQARGLLKKKLLLPFLLLLKLKLKALMPIFVAIIGLKALKALILSKLALLVVVGFIAVQFLKKGGMTPPMGMSMEPVPAYGAPPLPSTTSSYEPVNTWDGNGPYSRVWTPSNGADAQNLAYNYYSSGSNSGSYGSPSSSSSSSSSGSSSSSSSYT is encoded by the exons ATGCGTATTTTCTTGGTGACAGGCCTTCTGGCCTTAGTGGCTGTATCCTCAGCATCTCAGGACTTACTCCTCAATTCTTTGAATCACTGCATCAGTGCAGAATCCTGGTCCCCATGTTTAAAACATGAACTTCTTGGATATTTGGATAACCAGCTGGGAACAACGACAGAAGCCAGATCATTGGATTCAGTTGATGAAGCAATTGTTGCTAGGACATTCAAATATCTAAAGTCTTTTGATTATAGAATTGAGTTACCCTTCGTTGATGCGAGTTTGAAGTACAGACCTAGCAGAAGTCTTGCTGATCTTGATGtcgaatttaaggaaaatgaagTTGCTACGAGCCAGGCACGtggtttgttaaaaaagaaattgctGCTGCCATTTTTACTTCTTCTTAAGCTGAAACTCAAAGCTCTGATGCCGATCTTTGTTGCCATCATTGGACTCAAGGCTTTGAAGGCTCTCATTCTTTCAAAGTTGGCACTTTTGGTTGTTGTCGGATTCATCGCTGTCCAATTCTTAAAGAAGGGTGGCATGACTCCTCCAATGG gaatgtCAATGGAACCAGTCCCAGCTTATGGAGCTCCACCTCTACCCTCGACTACGTCGAGTTACGAACCGGTGAACACATGGGATGGAAATGGACCATATTCTCGAGTATGGACTCCATCAAACGGTGCTGATGCTCAAAATTTGGCCTACAATTACTATTCTTCTGGTAGTAATTCTGGTTCGTATGGCTCTCCTTCATCGTCGTCATCGTCATCCTCATCAGGAAGCTCATCAAGTTCGTCCAGCTACACGTAA